GTGAAAATGAATGAGGGTGtaatttctttttcacacaACGGTAAATCTACAACAACTGACTAAACAACTGATGTATTATCACCATTATAGTTGAACTTGTATTGAACTCCTGCTTttagttgttgctgttgtttgacTGATATTGGTCTGCATCAGGGGTGGGGAACCTCaagcctcgagggccggtgtcctgcaggttttagatgtgtccttgatccatcacagctgatttaaatggctaaattacctcctcaacatatcttgaagttctccagaggttCCTGAGATAAACATCTGGGTCTTTAGCGGCTCAGTGCTCATCAGCTGTTTGCTACGCGTGTCATTCTGATGCTTGGGGCTGAGCAGGTGCAATGGTTCAGTAATATAGATAACTTATTGCATgtcattaaattatttttacattGTCATTTGATTATCTTTTAGTATAATTTGACTgactaaataaaaaataaatacattttttacagCCACTTACACCAGTTTTTCTTGATCCACTGTTTTACTGTCGAAACGAGCAGAAACGTGCTTATATATGATCCAAGTGCTGCTCTGCACACAAcaacatgtgcacacacaccagTCAGCAGTCTGTGGTGAGAGGTTTGCTGCAGTCAGACAGCTTGATGAAGTGTGTGGAGgccaaagagaaagaaaaccacTTCCTGGGTGGTGATGTGTGAACAGGAGATATCAAAATTTATAGAGATGCTCAATAGAGACTTGCTGATTATCACATTGTCTTAGTTCCTATGGAAGAAGTAAGGGTAATATTTGGTATTTCTATTTCTGTAATAATCCCACTTATGAATATACACAAAATTATGATAAAGCACATGTGCTGACCACAGTGTGAAACTTCCCACAAGCATGAAATTTTCTATTGATTCtgacattttaaatctttaccactagatgtcagtaggtTGGAGACTGTGGTCAACTGAGATTTATTTGCAATTCAAGTACCTAATTGTAGCCTCAGTGACTACATAggacaaaacatgttttagtcaGCCAAGAgtaattaaaaacattacatttaGACGGTAACCCATGGCAACTGAGGTTTGAGGTAAGGAGGAAGAAGATGATATTTAATTATGATGGCGGTGGTGTTGTCGCTTTTTATTTCGGAACTCCTCCTCTGACAATAAAACAAAGGTATAATCCTTCATATCTTGAGTCCAATGGCACAGACATGAATTTAAATGGCATGActtctcttcttctccaccTTTGGTTTACAACATATGTGGCCGGTCTTCAGCTACAGATGAAATCCAACTAGTCAGAAGGAAGATGTCCCTCTTGGCCACCATATACAAATATGGTGAGAAAATATGGCAGCTTCCACAAACCGGCACCCACtcttatgtatttttaatagaCTGATTGTAAGTTTATGTGACTGCATCAGTTTGTTGGAACATGTAATCACTATGTATGTTTATGAGTACAATATCAAGAAGTGGATGacacagaaacattaaaaacacagctCCTGCTGACCTCAGGTGAAAGTACGAGCAACTCCTGATACGTTTACATACACAGCTTAACAGGCCTGCTTTAATTTGAACATTTCACAGAGTCTGTTGAAACAGCAAAGCACAGGTGGACATTTGTACATGTTACAACAGATAAATCAAAGGAATAAAGATTAAAATGAATAGCTGCTTAATTCCACTTACAGGCTTTATTTTCAGGATTCTGGGATATAATCCATGCTGTTTCATGATAAGGGAAGATAAAGAACCCTAAATGACcctgatgtgtgtgtttgttatacaGTCAACTGAATGATGAATATGCCCGTACATGTAAGTGTCTCTCTTTGCTACTCCCTCCCAGGATTgacttttttttggttgtttatCAGACTTTAAAAACTGCAAATTGTAAACAGAGTACACTCTTCCGGAGTATATTCCAGAGTATATTCTTTACATGGCATTATATGTAGCTGCAATAATTACTGGCATCATTAAAAGATGTTACATATGCCGGGCATTCCTGTGTTAAAAGGAATATGTGATTGCACTGTGTAAGCTACATGGAAACATCCACCAGATGGACTGTGTGAAAAGATCCCATCCATCACAGGGCTGACACAGCTCATACCTCGGCCCTGttcagaatcaccagttaacatTAATTTCATTTCATGTAAAGGAAAGAAATAATTACAAACTACGTATATTGTGCCCTCCGCTCTAATCGCCATTGAGATTATTTTTGGTGGATGGTTATATTCACAGGTCCGGTGCTGCTACCGGTGAACGTGGGGGCGATAACCATTCCTCCCTGCTGAGCCGACATCGTGGCTCCAGCGGTAGGATTTAAAGTAGAGGATCCAGAGGATCCAGGTGTTCTGCCCTCTGCGGCTGAAAGGACAAAGAAGCAGAGAATCAGTGGTAATGTCTGCACAGATGCTGACCACAAGCAGATTGTCAGTTACAGGTGAGTTTAAGAAACTCTGCATTCGCCGCACCTTCAAACTTGCCCTGTAAGTCGTCTGCGATGTTGTTGACATTCATTTTCCTCAGGATCGCAACAGAGACTTTCACAGCTATCGCTTCGCCGTAGCTGTCTATCATACAACTCACAGTGTCCATACGGTCTTGGCCCTCGAGTTTGCACCTGGGAATTGGTTTGCAGCTGTCCACGATCTTCATGGTGAGGTACCACTTAAATGTTTTATAGTCATCATTAGTCAGGTCTTGCAGTGTTTCTAAGAGCAGCTCTGGGACCAGCATGTCTGCTCACTGAACAgatgggagagagagaaaattagCTCTcggtttcttttaaataaatacttctttcatttctttatggGCTTAGTTGATCAGAAAATTCATGTCTGTAACTATCTGTCTATTTTAAAGTATATTAAACCACATTCAATTTATTCAAGATGATCTATAGAACAATGTCTTGATGCGtgttcaatcatccaggtaagtaaatctccaaaagttgaatctgttcatctggacgtagcgttttgtgggagaaacgtttcgtcactcatccaagtgacttcttcagtctcagctgactgcaggtttccccaatcttataaacagtacatttgcataatgactgaaaccagcccactgaaggaacaatgggctgtgaggtcagttccttaatcttaattatgcaaattctcatgaccattgatcaacaaccactcaccaaaacccactgattaatggccatgagtaccattcacagagagttggggaatggctgtttataagattggggaaacctgcagtcag
This sequence is a window from Oreochromis niloticus isolate F11D_XX linkage group LG6, O_niloticus_UMD_NMBU, whole genome shotgun sequence. Protein-coding genes within it:
- the LOC100690146 gene encoding uncharacterized protein LOC100690146, which translates into the protein MLVPELLLETLQDLTNDDYKTFKWYLTMKIVDSCKPIPRCKLEGQDRMDTVSCMIDSYGEAIAVKVSVAILRKMNVNNIADDLQGKFEAAEGRTPGSSGSSTLNPTAGATMSAQQGGMVIAPTFTGSSTGPVNITIHQK